GGTTGAAACCCACAGCAACAAAAGTAGCCAAACTAAGCGTAATAAAAATGAGCCGATGGTTAAAACCATCGGCCCATAACTAGCAGGACTAATTTCCTCATATAGAACATAGCCTTTATAACGGACCTCTTAACCCAATGCTAAAGTTAGGCTGGGCATAGCTAAGGACATCAATCACCTTGTTCTCAAAATAAAGCGCATAATGTGTCAAATCCTCATACTCTTTTTCACTTAAGACAGTTTTGAATCCAAACCTATTTTCATGAAGGTAATCACTATCTTTCGTGTAGAAAATCAAATACTGCTCTGTTAAAGCCTCATCTATTTTTAACGGGCTCCGTCTTACAAAGCTTACAAATTCGTTATCAATTATTCTTGGAGCTATCGGCTTCCCTGGAAACTCTATAATAAACTTATACTTTTCATTCACAAAGTGCACTTTGAAAGATTTTTCTTGATCCTGTTCTACATAAGTACAGCTTACTTCTCCAAAAAATCGGCTGTCAAATCCCTCAAATTTAAATGGATTGAGCTCGTTATTTTTCCCGACCTCTAAAGAAAGTTTTCTTTTGTTTATTATTTTCAGTATTGGTGGCCATTCTGTTACTAAATCAATAGTTTGATCATCAAGATGAAGACTATAGTGTACTAGATTTTCTTTATCAAAGATGATGAAATCTTCACTTAAGCCTCTCAAGTATTCTATATAAAGACTTTTTTTACTGTAGTAGATAACGTTCCACCCTTTACATTGATCTGGAAAAACGCCCCAGAAACCATTTAACCCTAATCTTGCAGCATCCACCACGCTCATATAGGAGGGCATTCTTCCATCAAAACCTATTATAAATTCAAAGTCTTCATTTTCAAACTTTACAGACAACCAATGTCCATTCGTCCCTTCTTGCAAGTACGAATCTAAGAGATGTTTAAAAATATTGCTATCAATTCCCTCAAATTCCAAAACTTTAAAATCTGTCTTTTTCATAATTTATTTTATCAAATGAGCAGGCAGTTCTCTTTTTTCTATTGCGCCTTAGCTAGGCCTAGCCTCTGCCGTTCAGACCAAGAGCTGCTATGAATCTGGATCTATCTTGAAGTTACTATAAAACAAACCTGTATCATGACGTAATTCTATCAGGTACTTTAAATTTAAACTGACTACGCTGATTCCTATATAGCCCGAGGCCTTATAGAAATCATACCAGTGCGCTATAAAAGTCGATGTTTTTACTTTACAAATTGGTGGACCATAGCCAAACTCTACGATTAACTCTGAATTTTTTGATAACTTAGTTTCTTTTAGCCGAGCAGTAACCCAATCCTCATCTGTCTCCACATCAAAGGCATAGTATTTCTGTCCTAACTGTTCCCAATTTATTAAACTCTCTGTTGATACAGGAATATGATGGGCCTGCAAAAAGTACCTAAAAAACCTAGATTCATAAGTGGCCAAAGGCGTTAGGGCTTTGACATAAGGTTTCAAAAACCCATTCGTAATTGTCATCATATCTTTTTGTTTAGAGATTCTGCTTAAAGTCTCGATTAACTAACCTACTTCTTTTTCCGTTCCATACCAAACCCAATAAAATGAGCCGATGGTTAAAACCATTGGCCCATATCATTTACAGCAAAGAAGGGCTTTAGCCCGCCATTTTGCATAGACCCGCAAGCATGGGCTTCAGCCCCTGGCACTAGCTGCTAGAATATTTAAGCTTAGTCAACAGCGGCTATGCTTACTGCCTAGGGCCAAGCCCCTAGGCTAGCTTTTTCAGACAGCCCTCTGCGAGGGCCTTTGGATATGGCCCTTCTCTGCAATCACAACAGAGCAAAGCCGTAAATCATAATTTGAGGCCCTTTAGGGCTGACTCCATTAGGTTAGCCTAGGGGCTTGTCCCTAGGCGATGAATAGCAGGCGACAAAACCTAGAGGTTGCACAAGCCCAAAATAGGGGTCCTCTAAAGTAGAGTTTAGGTCCAAGAACCCCAAAATAGTTCTTCTCTACTGTATTTTTTAGCTTAGAAAGTGGAAGAGGCCGCTTGTTTAGCTCAAGCTATCGGTCTAGTACCCCAAATTAGGGTTCTCCTACTGCTTGATAGACGTCTGGAACTGCATTGTATAGGTCCAAAAACCCCAGAGGGGACGTTCCGAACTCCATGAGATACGTCCCCTAACCCCAGAGGGGACGTTCCGAACTCCATGAGATACGTCCCCTAACCCCAGAGAAGACGTTCCGAACTCCATGAGGTACGTCCCCTAACCCCAGAGGAGACGTCCTGAGCTCCATGAGATACGTCCCCTAACCCCAGGGAAGACGTTCCGAACTCCATGAGATACGTCCCCTAACCCCAGGGAAGACGTTCCGAACTCCATGAGATACGTCCCCTAACCCCAGGGAAGACGTTCCGAACTCCATGAGATACGTCCCCTAACCCCAGAGGGTACCTTCCTACACCCCAAAATAGACGTCCTAGGACGTCTATTTTGGGGTCCTACAACCTATATTATGTAGTTCCACAACCTATACCGTACAGTTCCCTAACGTATATCATACACTTATCCAACGTATATTATACACTTCTGCAACCTATAGCATGGAGTTCAGGACGACTCTTATGCAGTAGAGGAACCTATAACGAACAGTTTAGTAACTGTATTCAATGACTTTGACAAGCTATATCATAGAGTTCAGGACGACTAAGAAGGAGTTTGCTGAGCATCGGCCCATATCATTTATAGCAAACAAGGGCTTTAGCCCGCCAGTTTGCATAGCCCCACAAGCATGGGCTTCAGCCCATGGCAGAAAAGGCGAGCTATTAGAATATTTAAGCTTAGTCAACAGGCGGCTATTCTTACCGCCCTGGGCTGAAGCCCAGGGTTATTAACTGAGCGAACTGACGGACTAAAGTCCTTGTTCGCTTTTTCAGACAGTCCTCTACGAAGATGGCCCTTCTCTGCAAAAGCAGATGAGCAAGGCTAGTTATATAAACAGTTGAGGCCCTTTAGGGCTGACTCCATTGGGTTAGCCTAGGGGCTTGTCCCTAGGCGATGAATGGAAGGCGGCAAAGCCGCCATGGCCGAAGGCCAAACGGCCTAGCGATGTGCAGCAGTGGCCGCAGGCCAGACCAAGGCCGTCAGGCCGCAGGGCCGAGCGAATAGCGAGCTGCGAAACGTAGCGCCGAGGAGCGAAGCGAGGCGGAGGCCCCAAAACACGCCCTCCCCATCTCTCCTTAAAAGAAGGGCTAACTGATTGAAAAACAAGAAAGCTATTCGCAAAAAAATGATGATTGTTAAAAGGGAGAAGCCTAGGGAAAAATGGAGGTTAAAAGTGGGAAAAAGTGGGAAAAAATAATATTTTGGGCCAAGTCTGATTGGCTAGAGGGGGCAAAAAGAACAAATGCTTATTTATAATATGCTTAAGCTATTTGTAGCTAAGTTATTACTAAAGCTCCTTTAAACTTAGATTTATGCAATTTTTGGGAGAATACAGCTGCAAAATAGATGCAAAGGGGAGGTTCCGTTTGCCTGCAGCCTTATTGGCCCAATATCCAGCGGCGGCAGTTGAGGGATTTGTATTAAATCGGGGATTTGAGTCTTGTTTGACCCTTTATCCGCAGGCGGCTTGGCAAAGCATAACCGAAGAGATGCAGCAATTGAACTTATACCAGCGGCAAAACCGTCAGTTTGTGCGTTACTTTTTTCGGGGGGCAACGCCCTTGCAGCTAGACAAGCAGCAGCGCTTGCTTTTGCCCAAAAACTTATTGGATTATGCTCAGATAGCGAAAGAATTGGTGCTTTTTGCCTACTTCAATCGCATAGAGATTTGGGCCAAATCCGTCTATGACAACCTTTTAGAAGAAGAACCTGGCGACTTTGCCGATTTGGCGGAGTCTGTCATGGGAAAAATAGAGCAGAACTCAGATGTCTGATTACGATTATCATGAGGCGGTTTTGCGCCTGCCTTGTGTAGAAGCCCTAAATTTAGTGGCTGAAGGAACTTATGTAGATGTAACTTTTGGTGGTGGTGGACACAGCCGGGAGATTTTGCGGCAGCTAGAGGGCGGTCGCCTTTTTGGTTTTGACCAAGACCCCGATGCTCAGGCTAATGTGCCCGAGGATCCTCGTTTTGAGTTGCTTCCCTTTAACTTTCGTTACTTTAAGCGCTCTTTGCGTTTGGAGGCCGTGCGAGAAGTAGATGGGGTGCTGGCTGATTTGGGGATTTCTTCTCATCAGATTGATACGGCCGACCGTGGATTTTCCTTTCGTTTTGAGGCAGAATTGGATATGCGCATGAGCCAAGATGGGGAGAAAGATGCTCGTTATATATTGAATACCTACAGAGAGGAGGAATTGCAGCATATTTTCTCGCTTTATGGGGAGTTGCGCAATTCTAAGACCCTGGCCCAGACCATTGTCAAGGGGCGGCAGCGGCAAAAGATTGAGCGGGTGGAGCAATTGCTTCAGCTCATTCAGCCCATTATTCGGGGCAAGCAAAACCGTTATTTATCGCAGCTTTTTCAGGCCCTGCGCATGGAAGTCAATGAAGAGATTGAGGCCCTTAAGGAGATGTTGCAAGAAGCTAGCGAGATGCTCAAGCCAGGCGGGCGTTTGGTAGTATTGACCTATCATTCTTTAGAGGACCGTTTGGTCAAGCAATGGATCAAGAACGGTTGTTTTGACAAAGAGCCCGAAAAAGATATTTATGGCCGTTTTTATAAG
This genomic interval from Saprospira grandis contains the following:
- the mraZ gene encoding division/cell wall cluster transcriptional repressor MraZ; this encodes MQFLGEYSCKIDAKGRFRLPAALLAQYPAAAVEGFVLNRGFESCLTLYPQAAWQSITEEMQQLNLYQRQNRQFVRYFFRGATPLQLDKQQRLLLPKNLLDYAQIAKELVLFAYFNRIEIWAKSVYDNLLEEEPGDFADLAESVMGKIEQNSDV
- the rsmH gene encoding 16S rRNA (cytosine(1402)-N(4))-methyltransferase RsmH, with amino-acid sequence MSDYDYHEAVLRLPCVEALNLVAEGTYVDVTFGGGGHSREILRQLEGGRLFGFDQDPDAQANVPEDPRFELLPFNFRYFKRSLRLEAVREVDGVLADLGISSHQIDTADRGFSFRFEAELDMRMSQDGEKDARYILNTYREEELQHIFSLYGELRNSKTLAQTIVKGRQRQKIERVEQLLQLIQPIIRGKQNRYLSQLFQALRMEVNEEIEALKEMLQEASEMLKPGGRLVVLTYHSLEDRLVKQWIKNGCFDKEPEKDIYGRFYKPLKAVNRKPILPSAEEIAQNPRARSAKLRIAEKIAD